In the Pectinatus sottacetonis genome, ACTGTTCCTCTTGTTGGCAGTTTTTTATACAATTTATGCATATTGATTTTTTTATCAACTAATGGACATTATATTATTCTTTCTGCTTTAGTAGAAAGTTTCTCTCTTATCCCTCCTATGACGGCACACTTTGATGGTAAAATTGTTATGTTTGTTATAAACATGGTAGGAAATATTTTTTCTACCGGAATAAAGTTGGCTTTGCCAGTCTTATTTGCTGTTTTACTTACCAATGTAGGATTAGGTGTCCTGGCAAGGACAATGCCACAGATGAATATATTTGTAGTAGGAATTCCGGCTCAGATAATTGTTGGTATATTTGTTATCGGCATAATGTTGCCTTTTTATGTTATTTTTTTGGATGTGATTTTTAATGAATTATATGGCAGTATTACGACCATGCTGCAGGCAATTTATTAGCTGCTGCAATGTAAATCAACCCAAGTTTGATTTACAATTATTTGCGGGGGAAAAAACTGAAGATCCTACAACAAAGCGTTTATCTGATGCTCATAAAAAAGGACAGGTTGCTAAAAGTCAGGATTTGTCAGCATCAATTGTCATATTAATTGGTTTTTTTACTTTATGGGGCTATGGCCAATATATGTATGAAGAAATAACTCAGTTTATGGCCTTCATTTTTATGAATATGCCACTTGTAATAGACACTGAGTATATTATTCATTTGTTCTTTGAAACTATGGGAGTATTGGCTAAAACGGTATTGCCCGTCATGCTTGCTATTTTACTTGCAGGACTAGCATTAAATTATTATCAAGTTGGATTTATTTTTACTGTGGAACCATTATCGTTTGACCTAAATCGCTTAAATCCGATAACAGGAATGGGACGTATCTTTTCTAAGCGTTCGCTTATGGAGCTTTTTAAGTCTATTGCCAAAATTTTGATTGTAGGATATTTTGTTTATTTATATATTATAGATGAAGTTATTCAAATGCCCAAACTTATCTTTATGGATCTTCAAATGGCACTCATAACAATTGTAAATATTATTTTTAAATTGGCATTTGAAATATGTGCTGTTTTATTGATACTAGGCATAATTGATTTTATGTATCAGAAGTGGCAGCATAAACAGGAATTAAAAATGAGTAAACAAGATATAAAAGATGAATTTAAACAAAGTGAAGGAGATCCGCAGGTTAAAGGAAAAATCAAACAAAAACAAAAACAAATGTCTATACAGAGAATGATGCATGAAGTTCCTAAGGCGGATGTTATAATAACAAATCCTACACACTTCGCGATTGCCTTAAAATATGAGCAGGGAATGACAGCACCGCTTATAATAGCAAAAGGACAAGATCTTGTTGCTCAGAAAATTAAAGCTATTGCCCGTGAGGCACATATAGTTATCGTTGAAAATAAACCATTAGCACGTGCATTATATTTATCTACAGAAATAGGGGATGTTGTTCCTCAGGAACTTTATAAAGCCGTTGCTGAAGTTTTAGCATATGTATACCGTTTGAAAAAGAAAAAATTAGCTTAATATTTTAATAAGACTTTTAAGGAGTAGTATATTATGTCCATACCTTCTTCTGCAGCAGCAGGAAATTTTATACATAAATATAGTGACATCGTCGTTGCTTTAGCCATTGTTACAATTGTCATTATGATGATAATTCCATTACCTACTTTTTTGCTGGATTTATTGTTATGTTTAAATATAACATTAGCTCTAACTATTGTTATGATAACTATTTATAATGTTGAACCATTGGATTTTTCTGTTTTTCCATCGCTGCTGTTAATTACAACATTGTTTCGTTTAGCATTAAATGTATCTTCAACAAGATTGATTTTACTAGACGGATATGCCGGAGAGATAATAACTTCCTTTGGTAACTTTGTTGTTGGAGGTAATCCAGTAGTTGGGTTTATTGTTTTCGTAATTTTGATAATTATACAATTTGTCGTAATTACAAAGGGGGCAGAACGTGTTGCAGAAGTTTCTGCCCGTTTTACATTAGATGCTATGCCTGGAAAGCAGATGGCTATTGATGCAGATTTAAATCAAGGTGCAATTACTGATGCTGAAGCAAAGGCAAGACGCGAAAAAATACAGCGTGAAGCAGATTTTTATGGTGCTATGGATGGGGCCAGTAAGTTTGTCAAGGGTGATGCTATAGCGGCTATCATAATAATTATTATTAATATTTTTGGTGGTTTTATAATTGGTATGGCCCAAAGGCATCTGACTATTGCCCAATCACTACAGCAATATACATTGTTGACCGTAGGAGAAGGATTAGTAAATCAGATACCAGCCCTGCTTATATCAACCGCTACTGGTATCATAGTAACAAGAGCTGCCTCTAATGCAAATTTAGGACGTGATTTAACTAGTCAAATATTTAGAAATCCCCGGATATTTTTCATTGTATCATCAGTTTTGTTATTTTTGGCTATAATTCCGGGTCTACCAGGAGTACCTTTTTGTATCTTAGCTTTAATTGCATTAACAATAGGTTATTTCCTGTATAAGTCGCAAAAAACAAGTTTAGCTACAAGTCAAGTTAAGCAGAAAGAAAAGGATAAAGAGGCCATTAAAAAGCCTGAAAATGTGGTATCACTTCTCCAAGTAGATCCAATGGAATTGGAAATCGGTTATAGTTTGATCCCCCTTGTTGATACAGGACAGGGTGGTGATTTACTAGAACGAATCGTAATGATTCGACGTCAATGTGCTTTAGAACTTGGTTTGGTTGTACCTACTATAAGAATACGTGATAATATCCAGATAAAGCCTAATGCATATATAATAAAATTAAAAGGAATTGAAATAGCTAAGGGCGAATTATTACTTGACCACTATTTAGCAATGAATTCAGGAACTGTAGTAGAAGAAATAGAAGGTATTGAAACAACAGAACCAGCATTTGGATTACCTGCTATTTGGATTACAGAGGCGCAAAGAGAACAAGCAGAGCTTAATGGTTATACTGTAGTAGATGCAGTGTCGGTTTTGGCTACTCATTTGACAGAAGAAATCAAAGCACATGCTGATGAAATACTCGGACGACAAGAAACGCAGAATCTTATTGATAATATTAAAAAGACAAGTCCATCTGTGGTAGAGGAACTTATTCCCGATCTCCTTACTGTGGGAGAAATACAAAAAGTCCTGGCTAATTTACTTCATGAACGTGTATCCATACGTGATATGGGAACAATTTTAGAAGTGTTATCGGATTATGCGCGAGTAACGAAGGATACGGATATATTGACAGAATACGTACGACACGCTTTAGCTAGGCAGATTACTAATCAATACGTACAGAATAACACACTGCCTTGTGTTTCTCTTGATCCTGATGTTGAGAATAAGATTGCTTCTTCTATTCAGCGAACAGATCGAGGTGCATTTATTAATCTTGATCCTAATATAACAAAAAACATAATAGTTTCCTTGAATAATGTTTTACAAAAATTAACTGATATGGGATATCAGCCGATTGTTTTAACGGGACCGGCTGTACGTCCATATTTTAGACAATTAGTTGAACGTTCAATTTCGGGAATTATAGTATTATCTCAGGCAGAAATAGAGCCAAGTGTAGAGATTCAAATTCTTGGGGTGGTGAAATTATAATTGCAGATTAAAGTATTCAAAGAACATACCGCAAAAAAGGCAATGGACAAAGTTCGCAGGGAATTGGGTCCAGATGCTGTGATTTTACATACAAAAAAATATACTACTGGAGGAATTTTTGGCTATGGTGGAAAAAAAATGGTTGAAATAACTGCTGCTGTTGAAGATATACCCAAACAAGAGATTTTGCCGAAAGTGATTCTTCCGGCAAAAAAGACAAATATTTCTCACCCTGCCAATAATAAAGACAGTTTAACAGTATCACCTGAACCAGCAAAAATGGTATTGCCAAAGCAAGTGTTGCAAAACTATAAAAGTAATGGAGAAATGTCTTCGCTTAAGGATATGCCGGTTCCCATTCTCCAAACAAAAACTAAAGCAGCAAAAACTTCTAAAATAATAAAAGCTTCTAATAATATAACTGATTTAGAAAAAAGTAATTCTGTTGAAAAAAAACAAGAAAAAAAAATACAACAGCTTCAGCAAGAACTAGCACAAATGAAAACTATGCTAAATAAAGTTTTGCAAGGACAAAACTCAACAGGAGCTTCAAAAGAAATATTATTAAGTGATGCTTTAAATGAACAGGAAATAAAAAAAACTTTAATAAATGAAATTTTAAACATAGATAATAATGGTGACGAAAACAAGAACCTTTTCAAAAATTCGCTACAGTCTAAAAATATTTTGTTAAAATATTTAAGGGGTTATATGAGTGATTCTGCTGGAATAGAAATGGAAAAAGGTCATGCTAAGGTCGTTGCTTTAATTGGTGCTACAGGTGTTGGCAAAACCACTACATTGGCTAAAATTGCCTCACGATTTGTGTTGGAACAGGGATTAAGAGCTGCATTAATTACTGCTGATACTTATAGAATATCTGCTGTTGATCAATTAAAGACATATTCTGATATAATTGGATTACCACTAGAAATAGTTTATTCGCCTATTGAGTTGAAAAATATGATAGATAAACATAATGATAAACAACTTATATTGATAGATACAGCTGGAAGAAGTCAACATAATGATTATCAGCTTACAGAATTGCATGATTTTCTTGCAGTTAATGAAAATATAGAAAAACACTTAGTTTTAAGTGCTACTACTAAATATAAAGACATTGTAGATATAATCAGAAAATTTTCCTTATGCGCTCCTGATAAAATCATTTTTACTAAAACAGATGAAACACGCAGTGTGGGTATGATTGTCAATTTGCTGGAAGAGTACCCGATCACTCTGTCATATTTTACTAATGGGCAAAGTGTACCGGATGATATTTTTCCGGCGAAACCAGAAAATTTAGCTGATCTTTTATTGAGGTAAATATATGATTGACCAAGCATCTAAATTAAGGAAAATGATTGAACATAAAAAAATATATGGAAGTAGCCATATACATGATAAATCTAGTTATTCTCCCAGAATAATAGCTGTAACTAGTGGCAAGGGAGGCGTAGGCAAGACTAATTTTACAGTGAATTTGGCTATAGCACTTTCCCGGCTAGGGAAAAAAGTACTTATAATTGATGCGGATCTGGGATTGGCAAACGTAGAAGTTATTATGGGATGTTTATCACCATACACCATGATGGATTTACTTAATGGAAATATATCACTAGAAGAAATTATTTTGAAGGGTCCGGCAGGAATCCAGTATATTTCAGGTGGATCTGGGTTGGAACAATTATCTGATTTATCGATTGAAGATAGATCCCTATTGATACATAGATTATATGCTTGTGAAGAAGTTGCTGATATAATTTTGGTAGATACAGGTGCGGGTGTGGGACGAAATGTTCTTGATTTTTTAATTGCAGCTAATGAAATTATTTTGCTTACTACACCAGAACCCACAGCTCTTACGGATGCATATGCGGTAATAAAAGCATATATGGCTCGGTCAACGGTACCAAATATAAAGCTTGTTATAAATAAGATTTATGATAAAGATGAGGGGGATGAGGTGAGTTTAAAATTACGCATGACAGCAGAAAAATTTCTAAAAGTAACTATAAAAAATTTAGGTATGGTATATGATGACCATAATATGGTTAATGCTATAAAGAAACAAATTCCCCTTTTACTATCGTATCCTGATACCATTGCATCAAAGTGCATATCACAAATAGCAAACTCAATATTGCACGGAGGCAACATAAAAATTAAACGAAATTGGCATGATTTTTTACACCGTTTAATTTTTTCCAAATGATTTGTGGAGGGATTATTATGAGATGCCTTGATATTTTTAAAACAAAAAAGATCTTAAAAGTCGGACAAAGAGTAGAAATAACTGAAATTGGCAAAGAAAAAATTGACATAGAAGAGACATATACCAGTAGAGTAGAAGATATAAAAGACAATGAAGTATCTTTAGCTCTTCCTGTGGACTATCGTTTATGCCCTGTAATTCCTCTTAAAAATGAACTTATAGCAGGACGTATTATTGAAGATGAGTGTGTGTATAATTTTACTGCACACTACAATAAAATAAGCAATATTCCTATTCCAGTATGGATAGTTAATATATCTGACACAGTAATTAAGTCACAAAATAGAGAATTTGTCAGAGTTAAAACCCATCTTTCGTTGAAATTGATTATTACCAATAGCGATGGCAGTATGGGAGAGCCTTTTAAGGCAATGAGTGTAGATATAAGTGGTAATGGTATATCATTTTTGACTGATAAGAAAATAAAATTGGCAGCAAAATTAGTTTTGGATACAGAACCTATTCCTTTAGTTGGACGAATTTCTACTTTTGTAGAGGTAAAACGATGTTCTTTGACGAAGGATAAGTTACACTATTTATTAGGCTGTAAATTTATAAATCTACCAAAGCAAATTCAAAATAAATTAGTTAAACATTTATTTGCAAAACAAAGAGAAACTATTAATAAAGGTATTAAACTAAAATAAGGAGGGGATAGTATTGATTCGTGTTTTAATTGCAGATGATTCTAGCTTTATGCGAAAAATTTTGTCAGATTTATTTAAGGCAAATTCAGATTTTGAAGTAGTAGGTACAGCCATAAATGGCAAAGATACTATAGAAAAAGTTTTAAAATTAAAGCCGGACATTCTTACCCTTGATATTAATATGCCGGTTTTAGATGGATTGAAGGCATTGAAAATAATAATGGAAGAATGTCCCTTACCAGTAGTTATGATAAGCAGCCTTACTAAGGCGGGAGCTGATGAAACTATAAAGGCCTTGGAACTAGGTGCAGTTGATTTTATTAACAAAACAGGTGGCAGTATATCACGCGTGGATACTATAAGTAATGAAATAATAGAAAAATGTTATGCAGCTACTCGAGCAAATTTACGCTCAGCTATGCGTCAAGCAAATTTATCTAATCTAGGATCAAAAAGGAAAAAGTTATTATTCCCTTCTTTAAGTTCCAATAAACTAATTGCTATCGGTACATCAACAGGAGGACCGAAAGCCCTACAATATGTAATCACAAAATTACCAGCTGATCTGCCCTGTGGAGTGGTTGTTGTCCAGCATATGCCGCCTGGTTTCACAAAATCACTAGCAGACAGGTTAAATCAAATGTCACAAGTTACTGTGAAAGAAGCAGAAAATGGTGAGAGTATAAAACCAGCACATGTCTATATAGCCCCTGGTAATTATCATATGCTTGTAAATAAAGATACTCGCGGCAATATAATTACTTTAAATCAAAATCCTCCTATAGGAAATCATAGACCTTCAGTAAATGCTTTATTTGATTCAGTTGTTCCTTTCGGCAAGAATCTTGTATCAGTAATACTTACTGGAATGGGAAATGATGGTACTGTAGGAATGCAGCATATAAAAAAAGTTCATGGTTACATAATTGCTGAAAACGAAGCTACTTCAGTAGTATATGGAATGCCTAAATCAGTTGTAGATCTTGGTATAGCTGATGAAGTATTGCCTATAGATGAAATAGCCAATGCAATAGTTAATGCTATAAAAAGAATTTAAATATAGTTTTGGGGGAATAAAAAATGGATACTAATCAATACATGGAGATGTTTTTAGAAGAATCACGCGATCATTTACAGTCACTTAATGAACATCTTCTGGATCTTGAAAAAGACCCCACAGATTCTGATGCCATAAATGAAATATTCAGAAGTGCTCATACTTTAAAAGGTATGTCAGCAACTATGGGGTACACTACAATTGCAGAACTTACGCATGATATGGAAAATGTCTTAGATCTAATTCGTAATGATAAGCTAACTGCTGATGAAGATATTGTCGATGTATTATTTAAATGTATTGATGCCTTGCAGCAGATGGTTGATAATGTAAGTAACGGTGATCCTGAAGATGCTGTCGATGTAAAAGCCTTAGTAGATAAATTGAATGCTATTGCGTCAGGTAATGCCAATGCTGCAAAACCTGCAGCACCTGTACCTTCTCAAAATAAAGCAGCTGCTGCAGTACCCAAGGAAAATGTTCCCAAAACAGATATTGATTTAACAGATATTGATATGGATCTTATTGAAAATGCCAAAAAATCCGGACTGCGTGCTTTGCATGTTAAAATTGAATTGGCAGATACATGCGTATTAAAGGCAGTCCGTGCCTATATGGTAATGTCTGCATTGGATGAAATTGGTGAAGTAATAAAATCTATACCTGCTGCCGAAGATTTGGAACAAGAAAAATTTGATTATACTTTTGATTTGGTATTATTAACCGGTGAAGAAGAAACAAAAGTTGAATCTGTAATAGAAAGAATATCAGAAATAAAAAATGTAACTGTTACTTTAATACAGATAAATAATTCTGCTAAAAAAGAAACTTCCAAGAATGCTCCTGCACCTATTGCCGCTTCTAAGCCAAAGGCTCCAGTTAAAAAGAAACAGGCAATTCAACATCATGATAATTTAAAAAGTGGTCAGTCCGTACGTGTTGGTATTGAAAAACTAGATTCCTTAATGAATTTAGTGGGAGAACTGGTAATTAATAAGACCCGTTTGGAACAAATAGGTAATACACACCGTATTGCTGAATTAGTAGAAACTGTTGAACAAATGGATCGTGTAACTGGAGATTTGCAGTCTATAGTAATGAAAGTAAGGATGGTACCAGTTGGACAAGTATTCAATAGATTTCCTCGTGTTGTCCGTGATTTGGCTAAAGAGCTTAACAAAGAAGTAAATCTCACCATAGAAGGTGAAGATACTGAATTAGACAGAACAGTTATTGATGAAATAGGTGATCCTTTAGTTCACTTAATACGTAATTCAATGGACCATGGAATAGAACATCCTGATGATCGTGAAGCAAAAGGCAAATCACGTGTCGGTCAAGTTGGACTTATAGCAAGACATGAAGGAAATAACGTAATCATTATGGTAACTGATGATGGAGCTGGAATAGATGCTTCTGTTATCCGCAATAAGGCTGTGGAAAAAAATATTATCACACAGGAAGATGCTGATAATATGACTGATGCTGAAGCAGTTCGCTTGATATTCCTGCCAGGTTTTTCTACCTCTGAAGTTATAACTGATGTATCTGGACGTGGTGTAGGCATGGATGTAGTCAGAACTACCATTGAAGCTTTAGGTGGGGTCATTGACGTTGAAACCAAGAAAAATGAAGGAAGCATATTTAAGATAAAATTACCATTGACACTTGCTATAATCCAGGCATTATTGGTAAATGTTCAAGAAGAAATTTATGCTATTCCGCTGGCAGCCATTGACAGTACAATTAATATTACTCCTGAAGATATTAAAACCATTCAAAATAAAGAAACCATTGTCATTCGGGGAGAAATAATTCCTATTGTGCGGCTTGATAAAGCACTTAATGTAAAACATATTGACGAAAATAAAGAAACCGAAGAAATATATGTAGTTGTGGTACACATAGGCGATAAAAAATGTGGTATTATGGTAGATAAACTCATAGGTCAACAGGAAATAGTCATTAAAACTTTAGGAAAATTATTATCAGGAATAAAAGTTATATCTGGCGCAACTGTTTTAGGCAATGGACAAATTGCCCTTATATTAGATGTAGCTATTTTGATGCAGTAATTTTAGGAGGGATGTTATTATGGATCAGCAGGAAGTTTCATCAAGTGAAGTACAGATAGTTGCCTTTAAATTAAAACGGGAAGAATATGGAATAAGTATTTTAAATGTAGAAGAAATAAAGCGTCTTACAGATATAACTCGCGTTCCGTTTACACCAGAATTTATAAAAGGAGTTATGAATTTAAGAGGTAGTGTCCTGCCTGTAATTGATTTAAAAAAACGCATTGGTCTGCCAGATGCTGAATATTCCGATGCAACCAGAATTATTGTTGTAAAGCTAGAAGATATTACTGTCGGAATGATCGTTGATGCAGTTACAGAAGTTTTGGCTATAGATAGTGCTAATATAACAAATTCCAAACAAATAACTTCTACAGAAAGTGAAGCACATTCTGAATCTAATAAATTTATAACTGGTATTGGCAATTTAAATAACAGACTGGTTATTTTGTTAAATCTACCGGAAATTTTAGGTCTTAACAGTGAAAATAAATGAGGTGAGAACGTGTCGGACAATATGTTGAATTTATCAGCTATGCAATTGGATGCTATAAGGGAAATTGGTAATGTCGGCGCGGGGAATTCTGCTACTGCATTATCTCAGCTTATAAATAAAAAAATTGATATGGATGTTCCTAGCGTTTCTGTAGTTCCTTTAGCTGATGTTCCAGAATTAGTTGGTGGTCCTGACACTATGGTAGCAGGTATATTTTTACGTGTATATGGCAAAGCGCCGGGCAGTGTTTTATTTTTAATGCCTAAAGAAAGTGCCTTTTATTTGGTAGAACATTTATTAGGCGAGCCCAAAAATAGTGATGGCGAATTAGACGAAATGGATCAGTCAGCATTGATGGAAATTGGCAATATACTTGCAGGTGCTTATTTGAATGCATTGTCATACTATACAAAATTAACATTATTACCATCCATTCCTGCTATGGCTGTTGATATGGCTGGTGCTATTCTAAATGTTGTAATAGTTCAATTAGGTCAAATGGGGGATCACGCATTAGTAATTGAAACACAGTTTTTATCCGAAGATGACGGAATAAATGGACATTTTTTCCTAATTCCTGATTCTGGTTCGCTCCAAACAATTTTAAATGCGGTAGGAGTGAAATAACATGGCTGAATTATTAAAAGTTGGAATAGCCGATTATAAAACAGGCAAAGCCCCCAGCAAAATTATCAGTTATGGTTTAGGATCGTGCATAGGGATAACATTATATGATAAAATAGCAAAAATTGGTGGATTAGTTCATATTATGCTGCCTGACAGTACACAGGCCCGTGCTACAGAAAATCCAGCAAAATTTGCTAACACGGGTATCCCTCTTTTACTAAAGGAGGTTTTGGCATTAGGTGCTATAAAATCACGCCTAGTTGCAAAATTAGCTGGTGGATCCCAGATGTTTAAATTTGCCGGTGCTTCTGATATTATGTCCATTGGTTTAAGAAATGCCGAACTGGCGAAAAAAACTTTAACCGAATGTAATATAAAAATAGTTGGGGAAGATTTAGGTGGAACATACGGACGCACTGTAGAAATAGATTTGGAAACAGGTCTTTATAAAATAAAGACTATAAATAAGGGTGAAAAAATTATTTGACAGGTGAGTAAAATGGCAGATATGATGGATATCAGAGCAATGATCATCCGGGGACTGAAAAATGGCTGGCTCCAGGTGCTTATTATATCCATAATATTAGGTTGTATATCGGTATTGGCTGTTGTAACTGCCGGTATAACAAAAAATATATCAATGTTTGTGATTTTTAAAAGAATGATTTTTATGTTCATTATTACATTGAGCTGGAGCTTTCTTTTATTATTATTATTTTTTGCAATTATTCTTCCATATATGGCAAAACATTATAGCAACAAAACAGTTTCAAATGATATGCCTGACGAAGTAAATTCTGCAAAAAAAGCTGAACAAAATATCAAGAGTGATGCTGGATTGGCAAAAACGACTTAACTGTACGATGTACTGAATATAGTGTATGAAGCTAGATAATATATAACTATGAATATTATACATTTGCTAGTATATTAAGGAGGCACGAAATTTGCAAACAGACAAACCTCTTTCTGCCGCCGATGTTGCTAATTTATGGAAGAATTATAAAAATAATGATAATATAAAAGCAAGGAACAGCTTGATTGAGAATTATTTACCATTGGTGAACATTGTAGTAGGACATATCGCATATAATTTACCCGCGCATATAGAGCGCGATGATTTAATAAGTAGTGGTTTTTTTGGTTTAATGGATGCAATTGCGCGATTTGATATTAGTTTGGGAATAAAATTTGAAACTTATGCTAAAAGTCGTGTAAGAGGAGCTGTTCTTGATTACCTGCGCTCTAAAGACTGGTTGTCAGTATCATTACGTAAAAAAATCAAACTTTATGAAACAATATATACAAAATTGGAAGTAAAGCTACAACGAATGCCGCAAAAAGCAGAATTGGCTGATGCCATGTCAATGAATCTTGATGACTTGCATCGTTT is a window encoding:
- a CDS encoding FliA/WhiG family RNA polymerase sigma factor, which translates into the protein MQTDKPLSAADVANLWKNYKNNDNIKARNSLIENYLPLVNIVVGHIAYNLPAHIERDDLISSGFFGLMDAIARFDISLGIKFETYAKSRVRGAVLDYLRSKDWLSVSLRKKIKLYETIYTKLEVKLQRMPQKAELADAMSMNLDDLHRLEVNINAATLTPLEDYISGEYVLNQDNNIEKKINRDFIKQKLAEAIDKLPKKEKLVIALYYSEELTLKEIGFTLKLSEARISQLHKKAVLRLRGYLARSKADLF
- a CDS encoding chemotaxis protein CheW codes for the protein MDQQEVSSSEVQIVAFKLKREEYGISILNVEEIKRLTDITRVPFTPEFIKGVMNLRGSVLPVIDLKKRIGLPDAEYSDATRIIVVKLEDITVGMIVDAVTEVLAIDSANITNSKQITSTESEAHSESNKFITGIGNLNNRLVILLNLPEILGLNSENK
- a CDS encoding chemotaxis protein CheC — protein: MLNLSAMQLDAIREIGNVGAGNSATALSQLINKKIDMDVPSVSVVPLADVPELVGGPDTMVAGIFLRVYGKAPGSVLFLMPKESAFYLVEHLLGEPKNSDGELDEMDQSALMEIGNILAGAYLNALSYYTKLTLLPSIPAMAVDMAGAILNVVIVQLGQMGDHALVIETQFLSEDDGINGHFFLIPDSGSLQTILNAVGVK
- a CDS encoding chemotaxis protein CheD yields the protein MAELLKVGIADYKTGKAPSKIISYGLGSCIGITLYDKIAKIGGLVHIMLPDSTQARATENPAKFANTGIPLLLKEVLALGAIKSRLVAKLAGGSQMFKFAGASDIMSIGLRNAELAKKTLTECNIKIVGEDLGGTYGRTVEIDLETGLYKIKTINKGEKII